GAACAGCATAGGCCTTTTTAAAATGGAATAGTCAAACATCACTGATGAGTAATCTGTTATCATCATATCTGAAATCAAGTATAATTCCTGAATATCCCAATCAGCATCGCATTCAATTACAAAATCATCATATTTGCTCCAATCGATGTTTTCTTTCACTAGATAATGGAATTTAACGATTAAAATGTAATCATCCTTCAATTCATTATACATTTTGTCAAAGTCCATTTCTGTTGCGAATTTGTATTCTCCTTTTTCGTAATATTCATTATCTCTCCAGGTAGGAGCATAAAGGATAATCTTTTTGTCTTTAGGAATATTCAAGCTTGTTTTTATCTCATCAATGTCTTCTGGATTGTTTTTATTTATTAGAATGTCATTACGAGGATATCCAATTTCAAGCATCTCACCCTTAAAGTCAAAAGCTCTTTTGAATATCTCAGAGGAATAGCTGTTTTGTGAAATCAGATACTCCCACAATGCAGTATTTTTTTTAAAATCATCATGGTATATGCTAATGTCTTGATTACCGCTCATATCTATATAATCCATGTCCAATGCTAGTTTTTTAAGCGGTGTTCCATGCCATGTTTGAATATACTTTGTTTTCTTATTTTTCCTAAGATAGTACAAATGCCTTGAATCGAAAACCCAAGCTCCGCT
This genomic window from uncultured Methanobrevibacter sp. contains:
- a CDS encoding CDP-glycerol glycerophosphotransferase family protein — encoded protein: MAGVINKIKAIILNIGKYSVRGLYILGSYVIPVNDKIILFESSNGRNFTGNPKSIYEEILNQGLDEEFKCVWVFTNTNTEINGNAIKVKKSFFKFLYYTLRSGAWVFDSRHLYYLRKNKKTKYIQTWHGTPLKKLALDMDYIDMSGNQDISIYHDDFKKNTALWEYLISQNSYSSEIFKRAFDFKGEMLEIGYPRNDILINKNNPEDIDEIKTSLNIPKDKKIILYAPTWRDNEYYEKGEYKFATEMDFDKMYNELKDDYILIVKFHYLVKENIDWSKYDDFVIECDADWDIQELYLISDMMITDYSSVMFDYSILKRPMLFFTYDLENYKNNLRDFYFDMVAEVPGPICETNDEMIDFIKNYTEEDYASEFGEKYKKWNEKFNPFDDGNASKKIIELIRNKR